ATAGATGTCTTTCTTGTTCCACTAGCTAGGACCAAATTCGAAGATGTCTCTTTCCTTATTACAACCTTCATTTTTGATGTCAAAGACCAGAAGCTATGCGCAAATTCTCATTGGATCTCGGTTGTTCTTAACAGCGATGGCTATTCATTTAAGTCTTCGGGTAGCACCACTAGATCTTCAACAAGGTGGAAATTCTCGTATTCTGTATGTACATGTTCCTGCGGCTCGGATGAGTATTCTTGTTTATATCGCTACGGCTATCAACACTTTCTTGTTCCTATTAACAAAACATCCCCTTTTTCTTCGCTCTTCCGGAACCGGTACAGAAATGGGTGCTTTTTTTACCTTGTTTACTTTAGTGACTGGGGGGTTTCGGGGAAGACCTATGTGGGGCACCTTTTGGGTGTGGGATGCTCGTTTAACCTCTGTATTCATCTCGTTCCTTATTTACCTGGGTGCACTGCGTTTTCAAAAGCTTCCTGTCGAACCGGCTTCTATTTCAATCCGTCTTGGACCGATCGATATACCAATAATCAAGTTTTCAGTCAACTGGTGGAATACATCGCATCAACCTGGGAGCATTAGCGGATCTGGTACATCAATACATGTTCCTATGCCCATTCCAATCTTGTCTAACTTTGCTAACTTCCCCTTAGCAACCCGTATCTTCTTCGTTTTGGAAACACGTCTTCCTATTCCATTTTTTCCCGAATCTCCTTTAACGGAAGAAATCTCTGCTTTTTATGCTAAAATGACAGTCAGAAAATCAAAGCTCCAGATGAGTTGAAGTTCATTGAGGCGGTATTGGTAAAGAAAGTGACGTCCTCAATCCGTCAATCCAATCAATAAGGCTTCCCCTCTTTTATGAAAGATAGCTTGTCTTCCATTCTGGGGGGGCGAATACCTTGCTTCTAAGTCACAGAATTTCTTGAAAGATATGCTACTTCCCGCTCTTCTCTCTCTCATCTGTCAACAGGTATCGGTCGCATCTGGTCAATCAGTACACACGATATCTGTCTCTAAATAAAGAGAGATCCTTTTCGTTATGAGTAGTATTCTTTCTCATAAAGGAAAAGACAGACTATATCTGGGCTAGCTCGACTCCACCCCTACCAGGGCCTGAGCCCTTTTTGTGGAGGCTCAAAGAATTCTCGTTTAAGACTCTGAAATCAAAAAGAGTCTTAACAGACAACAGGTATCAAAACAAGAAGAAATAAGCGGAAAGCAGAAAGAAATCTTAAGGAAGAAGAAAGAGAGGGATAGGCTTTCTCCCAAGAACATCGATCAGTCTGAGAGGAAGAATGTCCAAATAAAGATCAAGCCTAGTTCAATATTCTTTGAACCTACTAAACTAAAAGGTGAAAGTCAGAGGACAATGAAATATTCTTTTCACCTTCTACGTTCTCCAGAACCTACTAGTAAGTGAAAGGAAGAATTGATTTGAGTTCCATTAAGATCAACTCATCTGTCGCTCGCAAATTCTTTGCGCCTTGCACCCTTGTTTTTGAGGGAGAAAACGAGTCAAGAGGAGCGGAGGGGGCGGTTTTCATTTCTTTTCATCAAAATCAGACAAGAAAGAAGTCAGAAAGCTCCTAACCTCTTCTTTATGGGGAGCCGTAGGTTCAAAGAATATTTCATTCTTCATTGAGGCCTTCTCCGTCCTCCTCCGCCTTCTACGTCCTACTACGCCGAGAAATATTCTAAGACGTTAAAGAAAGGCGCAAAGTTCGGTTAATTACGGAAAGTCCGGAGGACTACTTCGGTTAATTACGGATGGTCCTACTTCGGTTAATTACGGATGGTCCTACGGATAAATCCTCCGGACTACTTCCATATGGATAGTCCTCCGGATAAATCCTGCGGACTGCGGACTCCGGACTACTTCCATATGGATAGTCCTCCTTCTAATGGATAGTCCTACGGATAAGAATCCTCCGGACTGCGGACTCCGGACTCCGGACGTAGGATAAATCCTGCGGACTCCGGACTCCGGACGTAGGATAAATCCTGCGGACTGCGGACTCCGGACAGGTGACGGGGGTTTTGTTGAGTTTACCTTACGTGTTTTGGACAGACAAAATAACGAAAATTGTGAAAGTTGAAGAAGGATAGAACTCCGAAGGACTCTGTCATTAATGGTCCAAGTGTCTTTCATTCAGTTTCCCTTTTTTTTCGGTATACTAAGGGGCGGTTCCCTTCCCCTTTTCCCAATATTCTAATTAATGTATCATGATAGGAAGAACCATGTATTTACTTTCTAAAGAGGAAAATAGTTCCCCTTCGACGAATACGAATTATGGAACTAATTTGAGAAAATATCTGATTTTGACTCCCGACAAGGTGAAAAGAATATTGAAAGTCAGA
This DNA window, taken from Cucumis sativus mitochondrion chromosome 1, complete sequence, encodes the following:
- the ccmC gene encoding cytochrome c biogenesis C; the protein is MSLSLLQPSFLMSKTRSYAQILIGSRLFLTAMAIHLSLRVAPLDLQQGGNSRILYVHVPAARMSILVYIATAINTFLFLLTKHPLFLRSSGTGTEMGAFFTLFTLVTGGFRGRPMWGTFWVWDARLTSVFISFLIYLGALRFQKLPVEPASISIRLGPIDIPIIKFSVNWWNTSHQPGSISGSGTSIHVPMPIPILSNFANFPLATRIFFVLETRLPIPFFPESPLTEEISAFYAKMTVRKSKLQMS